In Ostrea edulis chromosome 6, xbOstEdul1.1, whole genome shotgun sequence, a single window of DNA contains:
- the LOC130046970 gene encoding uncharacterized protein LOC130046970: MFSVNTKLGAAMIDSIGGPQRVNNFLTTLDLPSISNKNLKAMERRAGQIIEDYAEKSMAIATKVSFDTEMSDISTMEEKNAPFVHHATFDEELGTAVIDGEFLGNPASLLKSTSVLQDQEESGDSGNDDDDDDDENSNPAQVCLPDRDSQNVDHSPQTPKLVCPSHVDLQEMDLALHTPQGIVNETAHIDKVSGRSFGKVKMKRQGVAVSKKLKFNPRTRTGMTVCADHGWQKRGFDSLTGI, encoded by the exons ATGTTTTCAGTGAACACAAAGTTAGGTGCAG CAATGATTGACTCGATTGGAGGCCCACAACGAGTCAATAATTTCCTTACAACGCTTGATCTCCCatcaatatcaaacaaaaatctCAAAGCCATGGAACGACGAGCTGGGCAAATAATTGAAGATTATGCAGAGAAAAGTATGGCCATTGCAACTAAAGTATCATTTGACACTGAAATGAG TGACATTTCAACtatggaagaaaaaaatgcaCCATTTGTCCATCATGCTACTTTTGATGAGGAGTTGGGTACTGCAGTTATAGATGGTGAATTCCTAGG TAATCCTGCATCACTTTTGAAATCTACAAGTGTGCTTCAAGACCAGGAGGAAAGTGGCGATTCTggaaatgatgatgatgatgatgatgatga GAATTCTAACCCAGCGCAAGTTTGTCTGCCAGATCGAGATTCACAAAATGTTGACCATTCTCCTCAGACTCCAAAACTAGTTTGTCCATCACATGTAGATTTACAGGAAATGGACCTTGCTCTTCACACTCCACAAGGAATAGTCAA TGAAACTGCACATATAGACAAAGTGTCAGGAAGGTCATTTGGAAAAGTCAAGATGAAAAGACAGGGAGTGGCTGTTTCAAAGAAGCTGAAATTTAACCCACGAACAAGAACAGGAATGACAGTTTGTGCTGACCATGGCTGGCAAAAAAGGGGATTTGATAGTCTAACAG GTATTTAA